The following proteins are encoded in a genomic region of Candidatus Woesearchaeota archaeon:
- a CDS encoding DUF1461 domain-containing protein — MKSIKKRSETHAFLGVIFSVVLLFLLFLMNFRILIFNGAYYRSEFRRIGVYDSFYKIGIDSGAVDSELSKILLFFQGKANLENGLLSGEEISHLNDVRILINQGLCLFYLLFLLLLIMGLFIALEKNRSFIFYSPRSAVIIAFAFFGLILAFSFFPHVFERAFVIFHWVFFPQGNWAFPAGSRMLLLFPEQLFRDFLVHSSLLFLCEAIALFLAFLLIKRERFK; from the coding sequence ATGAAAAGCATAAAAAAGCGCTCAGAAACTCACGCTTTTTTAGGAGTCATATTTTCTGTAGTCCTTCTCTTTCTCCTTTTTCTTATGAATTTTCGGATTTTGATATTTAATGGCGCTTATTACAGAAGCGAATTCAGGAGGATTGGAGTTTATGATTCATTTTACAAAATCGGAATTGATTCTGGGGCTGTTGATTCTGAGCTCTCAAAAATTCTTTTATTCTTTCAGGGAAAGGCAAATCTGGAAAACGGGCTTCTTTCAGGAGAGGAAATTTCCCACCTCAATGATGTCAGGATTCTGATAAATCAAGGACTATGTCTCTTTTATCTGCTTTTTTTGCTTCTTTTGATTATGGGCTTATTTATCGCATTAGAAAAAAACAGGAGTTTCATTTTTTATTCTCCGAGAAGCGCAGTAATTATCGCTTTTGCATTTTTTGGGCTGATTTTAGCTTTTTCATTTTTTCCGCATGTTTTTGAAAGGGCGTTTGTCATTTTCCATTGGGTTTTCTTTCCGCAGGGAAACTGGGCGTTTCCAGCCGGAAGCAGAATGCTTCTTCTCTTTCCTGAGCAGCTTTTCAGGGATTTTCTAGTGCATTCATCCCTTCTTTTTTTATGCGAGGCAATAGCTCTTTTTCTTGCATTTTTATTGATAAAAAGAGAAAGATTTAAATAG
- a CDS encoding transglycosylase SLT domain-containing protein, whose protein sequence is MENKKEPEYLERIRAECESHRRMLYNTGYSTHEDKHPKKQKNILKTIGKSLIPLALAGVIGVSIGGFGAKYEAAPKNSGTAYAYSSESKIANSDSVKIGLEEILNPEELTAEKKEDLGADIKPSYSEMLNSSIENVLYRIPEEKLDYYLKNSRAIHMDEKYLPLVKELSSKFGMDAATLASIIEVESNWNVKCESSWGAASLMQVTRNSSTDQEWKNRYDPRTNISAGIRIWKAKENALSFAEPPEALKQENPSLYWKASWEHFKIVAAAYNGGQSPIIDALDTAKKENGKEYWQQKWSDIEPFITKACDPYYNAYKSKAEEIRYYVEKISKAYTLYSTHFQIEKIAENAGNIPTAEIIKEIKDR, encoded by the coding sequence ATGGAAAACAAAAAAGAGCCGGAGTATCTTGAAAGGATAAGAGCAGAGTGCGAAAGCCACAGGAGAATGCTTTATAACACCGGATATTCTACTCACGAGGACAAACACCCTAAAAAACAGAAAAACATATTGAAAACAATAGGAAAATCACTGATTCCTCTTGCACTTGCAGGAGTAATCGGAGTTTCAATAGGAGGGTTTGGCGCAAAATATGAAGCAGCCCCGAAAAATTCAGGAACGGCGTATGCCTATTCTTCTGAAAGCAAAATCGCAAACAGCGATTCAGTGAAAATCGGGCTTGAAGAAATATTAAATCCAGAAGAATTAACTGCTGAAAAAAAAGAAGATTTAGGCGCAGATATCAAGCCATCTTATTCAGAAATGCTGAATTCCTCAATTGAAAATGTTCTTTACAGGATTCCTGAAGAAAAGCTTGACTACTATCTCAAAAATTCCAGAGCCATCCATATGGACGAGAAATATCTTCCTCTTGTAAAGGAGCTTTCCTCAAAATTTGGGATGGATGCTGCAACGCTTGCATCCATAATTGAAGTGGAAAGCAACTGGAATGTAAAATGCGAATCCTCATGGGGAGCAGCATCTCTCATGCAGGTTACAAGGAACAGCTCAACTGACCAGGAGTGGAAGAACAGGTATGACCCCAGGACAAACATTTCTGCGGGGATAAGGATATGGAAGGCAAAAGAAAATGCGCTTTCATTTGCAGAGCCGCCTGAAGCCCTGAAACAAGAAAACCCATCTTTATACTGGAAGGCAAGCTGGGAGCACTTTAAGATAGTTGCTGCAGCATACAACGGCGGGCAGTCTCCGATAATTGACGCTCTTGACACGGCTAAAAAAGAAAACGGGAAGGAATACTGGCAGCAGAAATGGAGCGACATTGAGCCCTTCATAACAAAGGCATGCGACCCCTATTACAATGCATACAAATCAAAGGCAGAGGAAATCAGGTATTATGTTGAAAAAATCAGCAAGGCATACACCCTTTACAGCACTCACTTTCAGATTGAGAAAATAGCAGAAAACGCAGGCAATATTCCAACCGCAGAGATAATAAAAGAGATAAAGGACAGGTAA
- the thrS gene encoding threonine--tRNA ligase — MVKLTFPDKSVKEYASGISGEEIAKALGIRNAIAVKLGEELFDITAPITKDSAILFLKFDSKEGKEVFRHSAAHLMAHAVKRLFPKALLTIGPAVDAGFYYDIEHEPFNPEDIAKIEAEMQKIAKENLKIERQEITKEKANELFRENPYKLEMISELPAGSITIYQQGDFFDLCRGPHLVSTGLIKAFKITKIAGAYWRADSKNKQLQRLYGIAFPEKSMLDEFLKIQEEAEKRDHRKIGKELDLFSFHEEGPGFPFFHPKGMVILNELAQFWREEHRKAGYSEIKTPIILSRGLWEQSGHWEHYKENMYFTKIDDRDFAVKPMNCPGGILVYKTSVRSYKEFPLRLAEMGLVHRHELSGVLSGLFRVRCFTQDDAHIYVTEEQIENEVKEVISLIDRFYKKFGFTYAVELSTRPENYMGELSMWNKAEEKLKGALDGLKIPYKINEGEGAFYGPKIDFHIKDCIGRTWQCGTVQLDFQMPIKFDLKYDGQDGKKHTPVMLHRVIYGSMERFTGILIEHFAGKFPLWLSPIQARILTVADRHNEYAEKLKSRMENKGIRVDIDAKAETINYKIREAQLQKIPIVLTIGDKEIKNSSAALRTLDGKVKFGVEPEKIISAMAENISRREIEFDCSKL; from the coding sequence ATGGTAAAACTAACCTTTCCGGACAAGTCAGTAAAGGAATATGCAAGCGGAATCTCTGGCGAAGAGATTGCAAAGGCGCTTGGAATAAGAAATGCAATAGCAGTCAAGCTTGGAGAAGAACTTTTTGACATAACCGCGCCAATCACAAAGGATTCTGCAATACTCTTCCTGAAATTTGACTCAAAAGAGGGAAAGGAAGTGTTCAGGCACAGCGCAGCCCATTTAATGGCGCACGCAGTGAAAAGGCTTTTCCCAAAAGCGCTTCTCACAATCGGGCCTGCTGTTGATGCGGGATTCTACTATGACATAGAGCATGAGCCGTTCAATCCAGAGGACATTGCAAAAATTGAAGCAGAAATGCAGAAGATTGCAAAAGAGAACCTGAAAATTGAAAGGCAGGAAATCACAAAGGAGAAGGCAAATGAGCTTTTCAGGGAAAATCCATACAAGCTTGAAATGATATCTGAGCTTCCTGCTGGCTCAATAACAATATACCAGCAGGGGGACTTCTTTGACTTGTGCCGCGGTCCTCATCTGGTTTCAACAGGATTAATCAAGGCATTCAAAATCACAAAGATTGCAGGGGCATACTGGAGGGCTGACTCAAAAAACAAGCAGCTCCAGCGCCTTTACGGAATTGCCTTTCCTGAAAAATCAATGCTGGATGAATTCCTGAAAATCCAGGAAGAGGCTGAAAAGAGGGACCATAGGAAAATAGGAAAGGAGCTTGACCTTTTCAGTTTCCATGAGGAAGGCCCTGGATTTCCTTTCTTCCATCCAAAGGGCATGGTTATTTTAAACGAGCTTGCGCAGTTCTGGCGCGAGGAGCACAGGAAGGCAGGATATTCTGAGATAAAAACTCCCATCATACTTTCGCGGGGGCTTTGGGAGCAGAGCGGGCACTGGGAGCACTACAAGGAAAACATGTATTTCACAAAGATTGATGACAGGGACTTTGCAGTAAAGCCCATGAACTGCCCGGGAGGGATACTTGTCTACAAGACTTCGGTAAGAAGCTACAAGGAATTCCCACTGCGGCTTGCAGAGATGGGGCTTGTGCACAGGCACGAACTTTCAGGAGTGCTATCCGGACTTTTCAGGGTGAGGTGCTTCACCCAGGATGATGCGCACATCTATGTTACAGAAGAGCAGATTGAAAATGAGGTAAAAGAGGTAATCTCACTCATTGACAGGTTCTACAAGAAATTCGGATTCACATACGCTGTTGAACTTTCAACAAGACCTGAAAATTACATGGGGGAGCTTTCCATGTGGAACAAGGCAGAGGAAAAGCTGAAGGGCGCGCTTGACGGGCTAAAAATACCATACAAGATAAATGAGGGCGAAGGCGCATTCTACGGCCCGAAGATTGACTTTCACATAAAGGACTGCATAGGAAGGACATGGCAGTGCGGGACAGTCCAGCTGGATTTCCAGATGCCCATCAAATTTGACTTAAAATATGACGGACAGGATGGAAAGAAGCACACTCCTGTAATGCTGCATCGCGTAATCTACGGAAGCATGGAAAGGTTCACTGGAATCCTGATTGAACATTTTGCAGGAAAATTCCCGCTCTGGCTATCTCCAATACAAGCGAGAATCCTGACTGTTGCAGACAGGCACAATGAATATGCAGAAAAACTGAAAAGCAGAATGGAAAATAAGGGAATCAGGGTTGACATAGATGCAAAGGCAGAGACCATAAACTACAAGATAAGGGAGGCGCAGCTCCAGAAAATCCCGATTGTGCTTACAATAGGGGACAAGGAGATAAAGAACAGCTCTGCTGCACTACGAACTCTTGACGGAAAAGTCAAATTCGGGGTTGAGCCTGAAAAAATCATCTCTGCAATGGCAGAGAACATTTCCAGAAGAGAGATAGAGTTTGACTGCTCAAAACTCTGA